The sequence below is a genomic window from Oscillatoria sp. FACHB-1406.
GTTACCTCTTAATGGTAGCCGCTTTATTCACCGTCGCAGTCAACCTCAACCCAATGGCAAAATTTGATGGCTATTACCTCGCTGTTGCAGCAACAGGAATCAATAATCTCAGGAATCGTGCTTTTCAACTGTACGTCAATCTCTTCACCGGGCAACCGCTCTTAGAAGAGGGTAAAGACAGGCTGATTTTAGCAATTTATGCACCCTTCAGCTTACTCTATATTTGGTCTGTTTTTGGATTTCTTTTCTACCGCTTATTTGACTGGACGCTAGTAAATATTCCAGCCCTCGGTGCGATGTTGCTCTTCACTTGGTTGCTTTATTACTTTGCCCCCGATTCAGAGTAAAGTCCACAGAGCGATTTAGCTCGACGAGCCATAAATAGGGCGGATATCAATTGCGCGACACTCTTCTTTAACTCAATCTTGTTAACCCTGCATCCTACTCTCAAAAAACTCAATTTGCTATGAATAACATACCGCTGAATTCTAGTCCCTCTCCAAAACCACAAACTTTTAAAGTTCTTCCTCCGCAACAGCGTTCGACTTTAGCACGTCCAACGGAACAATCCAACCCAATTCAACCCGCAGTAGAGCGCACTAATTCACCCCAAGAATCCCAGCCTAAAAAGAACTCTCTACTCGGTTTGGTGACAACAGCCGGTATTATTTTAGTCATTGGCGCGATCGGCTATATTCCTATTCCAAATTACGTTACAGGCGATACAGAAATTAGCAGCAGGATCAACAAACGCCAGCAAGTTACAATGCCCGTTTCTGGTCGTTTAAAACTCCATATCGGACCCAATCAGTTAATTCGGGAGAACGACTTAATCGCGGAAGTTGAAAGCGACGAACGCGACAACCAACGCATTACGAAAGAAGAAGAATTAGTGAAAGCGAAACAAAGTGTTTTTATCGCTCAACAGCAGTTGGAAGTCGCAAGAACTCGCCTCGGTTTCGCGCAGAATGGCGAAGCGATCGCGCGCGATCGCGCCAATCGCCAAGTTACCGACCTTCGCAATCCCGATACCGTCCCCCTACTGCGCCGTTTGGAAAGCGAAAAAGCGATCGTTCCCAGCGAAATCGGACAAATTGAAGCGGAAATTTTCTCGATCCAGGCAGATATGACTGGGTTACAAAACCAGTTAATTTTAGCAGATCAAAAGTTTCGCCGCTACGAATCTTTTAACAAAGATGGTATTATTCCCCAGAACGAATTGGAAGCTGTTTTGGAAAGAAAAAAAAGTTTAGAGTCGCAAATTCAGCAAAGGCAAGGATTAATTGCTTCTAAACAAAGTCAAATCCAACAGAAACAAGGTTCTCTCGCCGTAAAAGACGAACAAGTCAAGGAAGCGAGAAAACAAATGAGCGATACGCTCTATAATTATCAAGATGCGTTGACGCAAGCGCGATCGGACGTTGAAACGGCTCGACGGGAAGTTGAAAAAGAGCAAATTAACGTTCAGACGCAGCAGCAATACGTTCAGAAACTAGAAGAAAGTCTCGTTCAACTTCAAGGACAGCAAAACAACTTAAAGCTTTATGCCAATATCAGCGGCACGGCAACGAGCGAAAATTTAGATTTGTTAGAAAATAATAATTTAGAAATGGGCAAGGTCGTTTTAGATATTGTCGATATGCGGAATCTAAGCGCCGAAGTATTAATTCGTCAGGAAGATAAAGATTTTATCAAACCTGGTGCAAAAGTTCAGTTTGTCGAACATGGCGGAACGGTACGTTATAAAGCTATTGTGGAAGATAAAGGGATTTTGCCGGTGGTGAGAACGCCTGAAAAGCAACAAAAGCCGATGTTAAAAGTTATTATTACTATCGAAAATAAAGATATGTTACTAAGACCGGGAATGACAGGTTACGCGCATATCAAAACAGGAGAATTGCGAATTTATCAAAAAGTCGGACACGAGTTAAATAAGTTGTTTAATGTGGGTAAATATTTGCCTTGGATTCCGGGTTAGAAATAATGGGGAGTCGTGTAGAGGCTAGTTGCAACTCGCTGTGCTAAACTAGCCACGAGCTATTACCGATTATCTATGGCGCATCATATTGAAGTTCGAGTCAGCCCAGAAATTTTCGCGAGTAATATTCATCATATTCGCGATCGCGTCACTCCCGCGCAACTGTGCGTCGTCATGAAAGCGAATGCTTACGGACACGGACTTCGAGCTTTAGCACCCGTTGCGGTTGCCGCAGGAGCCGATTATATTGGGATTTGTACGAACCCCGAAGCCACTATCCTGCGCGAATTAGGTTTAACGGTTAAAATTTTGCGCTTGCGGATGGGATTCCCCGAAGAATTTGAAGAATCTATCGACGTTCTCGACATTGAGGAACAAGTCGGAACCCTAGAAGCAGCACTCTATCTTTCTGCTGCTGGAGTCCAACGTAACCGGAAAATTCCCGTTCATCTCAACATCGATACAGGGATGGGACGCAGCGGTTTTTTTTGCCACGAACTAGAAGAACTCAAAAAAGTTTGCGGTTTACCGGGCTTAGAAATTGTAGGAATTATGACTCATTTTGCTAGCGCAGATGGAAAAGATTTAGTATTTACCCACCAACAAATTGAGAATTTTTACAATCTGCGTCGGGCGTTAAGCGATTATCTTCCCGATAATATTTTGACCCATACTCACAATAGCGCTGCTACTTTTCGTCTTGGAGAACAGTGTAACAGTTTGGCGCGCGTCGGAGCAGCTTGTTATGGCGTTCGCACGTCACAAAATTTCCAAAACCCGTCGGAATTACAACCGGTAATGTCGGTAAAAACTAAAGTCGCTCAAGTCCGGAAAATTCCCGCAGGACGAACGATTGGTTATAGCAGTTTACATACCACGCAACGCGAGAGTTTAATTGCTTCGTTACCAGTTGGGTTTGGGGAAGGATATCCGCGATCGCTGTTTAATAAAGGTATTGTTTTGATTAAAGGCCATCGCTGTCCCGTCGTAGGGCGCGTTTCGCTTAATATTACCACTGTTGATATTACCGACGTTCCCGAACCCGTGAAGTGGGGCGATGAAGTGGTTTTAGTGGGCAAACAAGGGAACGAAGAAATTACCTTCGAGGAACTTGCCGACAAATTCGACAGCGTTCATACTGAAATTAATTTGATGGCGGGTTTTATGAATGAGATTGTCTATTCTTAAAAGTGATGCGCGTACTCGCGATTGTTAGTCCACGTTCTGTACGAATGATAGCTGCCTTTCGATTAAATTTTGTAGTCATACTCTCCCTTTCCTAAAACTTACCTTCGCTACCTATTTTATCAAATACAAAAAATGTTAGTTTATATCCTTTTGACTCAAACTAATTAACCCCAAAAATCCTTAAGAAATTGAACGGAAAAGTAAACAAAGAAAATCCTCTGCCAAGGGGTTCTAACAATTGTCCCACCTGGTCGGAAAAGTTTGCAAGCTGAGTTTTTCCGACAATAACTACGTCGTTATTGCGTAAAATAGGGTTAGTTTCTTCATTAATATTCTGCTCGAAATCGATGCGAATTTCTCTGCGCGAAACGGTTCCATCGGGGTTGAGGCGAACGAGGGCAACATCGCCGCCATCGCCTCGATTATTAATTCCCCCGGCGGCGAGAAGGGCTTGATTGAGCGTTGAATTGGGCGGAAGTTCTATTACTCCCGATCGCACGACTTCCCCAGCAACATTCACTTTAATGGCAGTCGGGGCAAAAGTCGCACTCGCTAGCAACGAAGCTTCTGCTGGATTTTGTTCGGTTGCTTGGGGAACGACAATCGTATCGCCGCGCTGTAAAACTGCATCTTGCCTTAAATCCCCTGCTTGCAAGAGTTCCCAGAGATTGAGTTCAAAAAATTGCTCGCCGGTTTTTGTCAGCCGACGCAGGCGAACGCGGCGGATATCGGCGAGGGGCTTGATTCCGCCTGCTGCTTCGATCGCGCGGGTGACGGTGGGGGGGTTGCTGGCGCGGGTTGCTTCCATAACGTGAGTTCCCGGGCGCGTAACTTCTCCAACGACGGCGACGGGAAAGGGATCGATATCTCGATTGCTAAAACTGGTTTCTACGGAGGCGAGATTATTATTAAGATCCACTTCTGTGGCAGTGGGAACGATAACAGTATCGCCATCGCGCAAGCTTAAATTTTGCGAGATATCTCCGTTTTGTAGGAGGGTGCTGAGGTTAGCGGTAAAGTTCTGTTCTCGCCCTTGATAAATGCGACGCACGCGCACTTGTTGCAGTTGTGCCGATCGCGTCGTTCCTCCCGCTTCTCCCAAGGCTTCTAGGAGGGTGGGAAAGGTACGCCCTTGACCGAGAACCACGGTATAGGTTCCGGGACGGTTGACTTCGCCAGCAACCGCAATCTGAATCGGACGAGTGCTAGTTAAACTCAGGGTAATAATTGGTTCGACGATGTAGGGGGCGTAGCGGCGGGATAGCAGGGCTGTTAGTTGCTGGAGGGTGAGATCCCGAACTTGAAGACTGCCGAGAATGGGGAGATTTAGGGTTCCGTCGAAAAGAACTTGATATTCGCCGCTATATTCGGGTACGTCGAAAATATCGATTTTAATGCGATCGCCGGTACCAAGGGTGTAAGGAGCATCGCTAGAACTGTTAGCGTTTGTTGGGGGTGCGGCGGGGGCTTCGGGAAACAGAGGAATTGCCGAGT
It includes:
- a CDS encoding HlyD family efflux transporter periplasmic adaptor subunit → MNNIPLNSSPSPKPQTFKVLPPQQRSTLARPTEQSNPIQPAVERTNSPQESQPKKNSLLGLVTTAGIILVIGAIGYIPIPNYVTGDTEISSRINKRQQVTMPVSGRLKLHIGPNQLIRENDLIAEVESDERDNQRITKEEELVKAKQSVFIAQQQLEVARTRLGFAQNGEAIARDRANRQVTDLRNPDTVPLLRRLESEKAIVPSEIGQIEAEIFSIQADMTGLQNQLILADQKFRRYESFNKDGIIPQNELEAVLERKKSLESQIQQRQGLIASKQSQIQQKQGSLAVKDEQVKEARKQMSDTLYNYQDALTQARSDVETARREVEKEQINVQTQQQYVQKLEESLVQLQGQQNNLKLYANISGTATSENLDLLENNNLEMGKVVLDIVDMRNLSAEVLIRQEDKDFIKPGAKVQFVEHGGTVRYKAIVEDKGILPVVRTPEKQQKPMLKVIITIENKDMLLRPGMTGYAHIKTGELRIYQKVGHELNKLFNVGKYLPWIPG
- the alr gene encoding alanine racemase — protein: MAHHIEVRVSPEIFASNIHHIRDRVTPAQLCVVMKANAYGHGLRALAPVAVAAGADYIGICTNPEATILRELGLTVKILRLRMGFPEEFEESIDVLDIEEQVGTLEAALYLSAAGVQRNRKIPVHLNIDTGMGRSGFFCHELEELKKVCGLPGLEIVGIMTHFASADGKDLVFTHQQIENFYNLRRALSDYLPDNILTHTHNSAATFRLGEQCNSLARVGAACYGVRTSQNFQNPSELQPVMSVKTKVAQVRKIPAGRTIGYSSLHTTQRESLIASLPVGFGEGYPRSLFNKGIVLIKGHRCPVVGRVSLNITTVDITDVPEPVKWGDEVVLVGKQGNEEITFEELADKFDSVHTEINLMAGFMNEIVYS
- a CDS encoding SLBB domain-containing protein, giving the protein MSIVRDRILTTTVILRTTTPNSLSLNGDRDRAEAMKNEWEMIIDNCSMMLAAKFGKQYCGICLTIAIGLSPATASANTLPNSAIPLFPEAPAAPPTNANSSSDAPYTLGTGDRIKIDIFDVPEYSGEYQVLFDGTLNLPILGSLQVRDLTLQQLTALLSRRYAPYIVEPIITLSLTSTRPIQIAVAGEVNRPGTYTVVLGQGRTFPTLLEALGEAGGTTRSAQLQQVRVRRIYQGREQNFTANLSTLLQNGDISQNLSLRDGDTVIVPTATEVDLNNNLASVETSFSNRDIDPFPVAVVGEVTRPGTHVMEATRASNPPTVTRAIEAAGGIKPLADIRRVRLRRLTKTGEQFFELNLWELLQAGDLRQDAVLQRGDTIVVPQATEQNPAEASLLASATFAPTAIKVNVAGEVVRSGVIELPPNSTLNQALLAAGGINNRGDGGDVALVRLNPDGTVSRREIRIDFEQNINEETNPILRNNDVVIVGKTQLANFSDQVGQLLEPLGRGFSLFTFPFNFLRIFGVN